A window of the Bacteroidota bacterium genome harbors these coding sequences:
- a CDS encoding response regulator transcription factor, with amino-acid sequence MAAPNRMNCIVVDDDEMTCRIVEIMIRKNASLEPCGTFSGAQDALNYLKDHKTDLIFLDVEMPGMSGLEMLEKYNDNLPPVVLITSHKKYAASAFDFDVLDFLVKPILPERFQKAVKKAQKVFEQNKKNPGANPLYVKTTARIVKIDPAEIIFIKSLADYVVIHTLREKFTAHSTMKTILARLPAGQFLRVHHSYIVRLDKISSYENSLLSVAGYKLPVSRSRKKELGTAIKSFLR; translated from the coding sequence ATGGCTGCACCCAACCGGATGAATTGTATCGTTGTCGATGACGACGAAATGACCTGCAGGATCGTGGAGATCATGATCAGGAAAAATGCCTCGCTTGAACCCTGCGGAACTTTTTCCGGCGCACAGGATGCACTGAATTACCTGAAGGATCATAAAACGGACCTTATTTTTCTGGATGTGGAAATGCCGGGAATGAGCGGACTGGAAATGCTTGAAAAATACAATGACAATCTTCCACCGGTTGTCCTCATCACATCACATAAAAAATATGCAGCCAGCGCATTTGATTTCGACGTACTGGATTTTCTGGTCAAACCTATTCTTCCCGAACGATTTCAGAAAGCAGTAAAAAAAGCACAGAAAGTTTTTGAACAGAATAAAAAAAATCCCGGCGCAAATCCGCTCTACGTCAAAACCACAGCACGTATTGTAAAGATTGATCCGGCCGAGATCATCTTCATCAAATCGCTGGCCGATTACGTGGTCATTCACACACTGCGCGAAAAATTCACCGCTCACTCCACCATGAAAACGATTCTCGCACGCCTGCCTGCGGGACAGTTTCTTCGTGTTCATCATTCTTACATTGTGCGTCTCGATAAAATTTCGAGCTATGAAAACAGTCTCCTGAGTGTGGCAGGATATAAATTACCGGTGAGCCGTTCCAG